In the Flavobacterium acetivorans genome, one interval contains:
- a CDS encoding ISAon1 family transposase: protein MGGFFGVNGKKLQRQYKKHLSSFNAWAPREHAHQWIVYPENMGTHLSIDEVALSQGELYTIVTNKKFKGKKGSLVAIVAGTKADKVIEHIRKIDYKKRSCVKEITLDMANSMKLISKRCFPKATQVTDRFHVQKLALEALQEIRIKHRWEAMDFENQLILKAKRENQTYIPELLANGDSVKQLLARSRYALYKSREKWTENQNERAQLLFGLYPDIKTAYYLSVSTPATTSIQ, encoded by the coding sequence ATTGGTGGTTTCTTCGGAGTCAACGGAAAGAAACTCCAACGACAATATAAAAAACACCTGAGTTCCTTTAATGCTTGGGCTCCACGAGAACATGCACATCAATGGATTGTTTACCCTGAAAATATGGGCACCCATTTATCAATTGACGAAGTAGCTTTGTCTCAGGGTGAACTTTACACTATTGTAACCAACAAGAAGTTCAAAGGTAAAAAAGGTTCCTTAGTTGCCATTGTTGCTGGAACAAAGGCAGATAAAGTCATAGAACATATCAGAAAGATTGATTACAAGAAGAGAAGCTGTGTCAAAGAAATAACACTTGACATGGCTAATTCTATGAAATTGATCTCTAAAAGATGTTTCCCTAAAGCCACACAGGTAACAGATAGATTTCATGTCCAAAAACTGGCACTGGAAGCCTTACAAGAGATTAGGATTAAACATCGATGGGAGGCTATGGATTTTGAGAATCAATTGATATTGAAAGCCAAAAGAGAGAATCAAACCTATATTCCGGAGCTCTTAGCTAACGGTGACTCTGTAAAACAGCTATTAGCCAGGAGTCGATATGCACTTTATAAATCTCGCGAAAAATGGACTGAGAATCAAAATGAAAGAGCTCAATTATTATTTGGACTATATCCAGATATAAAAACAGCCTATTATCTAAGCGTATCCACCCCAGCAACTACATCAATCCAATAA
- a CDS encoding ISAon1 family transposase N-terminal region protein, with translation MLPDFLVDHFEVVSSTNTEEIVHLYFEENAKPPKEFDTLELVSKGFQDEITIQDFPLRGKYVYLHIKRRRWTNKTTGEILKRDWNLVAKGTRMTQEFAAFLKEINR, from the coding sequence ATGTTACCTGACTTTTTAGTAGATCACTTTGAAGTGGTTTCTTCTACTAACACAGAAGAAATAGTACACCTATATTTTGAAGAGAATGCCAAGCCTCCAAAAGAATTTGATACACTGGAACTAGTATCAAAGGGCTTTCAGGATGAGATAACCATTCAGGATTTCCCTCTCAGAGGTAAATATGTATATCTACATATAAAAAGACGTCGCTGGACAAATAAGACAACAGGCGAAATTCTTAAAAGAGATTGGAATTTAGTTGCTAAAGGAACCCGCATGACTCAAGAGTTTGCGGCTTTTTTAAAAGAAATTAATAGATAA
- a CDS encoding transposase has translation MGHHLSIDEVNLSIDELYTIVTNKAAKGKKGSILAIIAGTKSEIVIKHLQKIDLKKHNQVTEITLDMANSMKLIAKKSFLKAIQLIDRFHVQKLALEAIQEVRIRLKLEALDQENTAIVEAKSNKTPFFFKRIF, from the coding sequence ATGGGACATCACTTGTCTATAGACGAAGTTAACTTATCAATAGATGAACTCTATACGATAGTTACCAACAAAGCAGCTAAAGGCAAGAAAGGATCTATTCTCGCTATTATTGCAGGCACTAAATCAGAAATTGTCATTAAGCATTTGCAAAAAATAGATCTAAAAAAACACAATCAAGTTACTGAAATCACCCTTGATATGGCTAATAGCATGAAATTGATAGCTAAAAAATCCTTTCTAAAGGCAATACAACTAATAGATCGTTTCCATGTTCAAAAACTGGCATTAGAAGCCATACAAGAAGTTCGAATTAGACTAAAATTGGAGGCTCTGGATCAAGAAAATACAGCCATAGTAGAGGCTAAATCAAATAAAACGCCATTTTTTTTCAAAAGAATTTTCTAA
- a CDS encoding ISAon1 family transposase N-terminal region protein codes for MEQEKTHLFFEEKNIPPKEHNNKQLVSKGFLNEVTIQDFPLRGKFIYLHIKRRRWTDKQSQEIIQHNWNIVAQGTRMTQEFATFLKEINRY; via the coding sequence ATCGAACAAGAGAAAACGCATTTGTTTTTTGAAGAAAAAAATATACCTCCAAAAGAGCACAATAACAAACAACTTGTATCCAAAGGCTTTCTAAATGAAGTTACTATCCAAGATTTTCCTCTCAGAGGCAAATTTATTTATCTTCACATAAAAAGAAGACGTTGGACTGACAAACAATCTCAAGAAATCATTCAGCACAATTGGAACATCGTAGCACAAGGAACCCGCATGACTCAGGAGTTTGCGACTTTTTTAAAAGAAATCAATCGATACTAA
- the tnpC gene encoding IS66 family transposase yields MENAPDLFDNYSKDELLKLLKSQIKANSKLESKSNKLESKTEKLEIVATKLEQEVSYLKFQIEQFKRAMYGSKKERFIASENPEQLAIPFEIDEQEVAQAVESVKEQITYEREKASKKHQGRMALPSHLAVNEIILEPTENVEGLKCIGQEITDELEYTPAKLFINRYIRNKYVAPVDEKGNQQVKIASLDFRPIPKCIAGTHLLTQIITDKFVDHLPLYRQIQRFSREGVDIPSSTVDSWVRLVSQLLRPLYECHRQHTLKNGYLQADESPIKVQDTDKKGATHTGFMWVYHAPIPKSVYFDYRKGRGSEGPLEMLNDFVGYLQTDGYGVYPQFALKENVTQIACWAHARRYFEKALDYNKANASHVMLLIQKLYEIERKATSENFSIQEKYALRLKESHPLLNEIGNYIAVQSKLELPKSPLGKAYNYCLKRWDSLMAYLKDGNLHIDNNQVENTIRPLALGRKNYLFAGSHQAAKDIAMYYSFFASCKKNNINPSKWLHHVLENINDTKSSELHNLLPQYFNQNLLD; encoded by the coding sequence TTTGATAATTACTCTAAAGACGAACTTTTGAAATTACTCAAAAGTCAAATAAAAGCGAATTCCAAATTAGAATCCAAATCTAATAAATTAGAATCCAAAACCGAAAAATTAGAGATTGTAGCCACGAAACTTGAACAAGAGGTTAGTTATCTAAAATTCCAGATTGAACAGTTCAAAAGAGCAATGTACGGTTCTAAGAAAGAACGTTTCATCGCCAGTGAAAATCCGGAGCAATTAGCCATTCCTTTTGAAATCGATGAGCAAGAAGTAGCACAAGCCGTTGAATCGGTAAAAGAGCAAATCACTTACGAACGCGAAAAAGCAAGCAAAAAGCATCAAGGCCGTATGGCTTTACCATCGCACCTTGCGGTAAACGAAATCATTTTGGAACCGACTGAAAATGTAGAAGGATTGAAATGCATTGGTCAGGAAATTACTGATGAATTGGAATATACTCCCGCAAAATTGTTCATCAACCGTTACATCCGAAATAAATATGTTGCCCCGGTGGATGAAAAAGGAAACCAGCAAGTCAAAATTGCCTCTCTCGATTTTCGTCCGATTCCAAAATGTATTGCTGGAACCCATCTTTTGACTCAAATCATCACCGATAAGTTTGTGGATCACCTTCCGCTTTACCGACAGATACAGCGATTTTCAAGAGAAGGAGTCGATATACCTTCTTCTACGGTCGATTCATGGGTAAGATTAGTATCCCAATTACTTCGACCCTTGTACGAATGTCACCGACAGCATACGCTGAAAAACGGTTATCTTCAGGCGGATGAATCCCCAATAAAAGTACAGGACACAGATAAAAAAGGCGCAACACATACTGGATTTATGTGGGTGTATCACGCGCCTATACCCAAAAGTGTGTATTTTGATTATCGAAAAGGACGCGGCAGCGAAGGCCCTTTGGAAATGTTAAACGATTTTGTAGGTTATCTTCAAACCGATGGTTATGGAGTATATCCGCAATTTGCACTCAAAGAAAACGTCACACAGATAGCTTGTTGGGCACATGCGCGCCGTTATTTTGAAAAAGCATTGGATTATAACAAAGCAAATGCTTCGCACGTGATGTTGCTTATCCAAAAGCTATATGAAATTGAACGAAAAGCCACTTCTGAAAACTTTTCAATCCAGGAAAAATATGCTTTAAGATTAAAAGAATCACATCCCTTACTTAACGAAATAGGGAACTACATTGCAGTGCAGTCAAAATTAGAATTACCCAAAAGTCCGCTGGGCAAGGCCTACAATTATTGCTTGAAACGTTGGGACAGTTTGATGGCTTATCTAAAAGACGGAAATCTGCATATTGACAACAATCAGGTTGAAAATACCATTCGACCCTTGGCCTTGGGAAGAAAAAATTATCTTTTTGCAGGTTCACACCAAGCTGCAAAGGATATTGCCATGTATTATTCGTTTTTTGCCAGCTGCAAGAAAAATAATATCAATCCATCCAAATGGCTACATCATGTCCTTGAAAATATCAACGACACCAAATCTTCAGAACTTCACAATCTTCTTCCTCAATACTTCAATCAGAATTTATTGGATTGA
- a CDS encoding transposase, with translation MLYKSPNKWSESQKERAAIVFAEYPEIKIVYSLSQKLRKIYNSSIDKAVAIKKLAHWYNDMQNLGIRSFNTIMNTIKSITRDQSQNLGGNVKIN, from the coding sequence CTGCTATACAAAAGTCCAAATAAATGGAGTGAGAGTCAAAAAGAAAGAGCGGCAATAGTATTTGCTGAATATCCAGAAATTAAAATAGTTTATTCCTTAAGCCAAAAATTACGTAAGATATACAATAGTAGTATAGATAAAGCAGTTGCTATCAAAAAATTAGCACACTGGTATAATGATATGCAGAACTTAGGAATTAGAAGCTTCAATACCATTATGAACACTATAAAATCAATTACAAGGGATCAATCCCAAAACCTGGGGGGAAATGTCAAAATAAATTGA